A single region of the Stegostoma tigrinum isolate sSteTig4 chromosome 8, sSteTig4.hap1, whole genome shotgun sequence genome encodes:
- the cenpl gene encoding centromere protein L, with the protein MEHLTPAAKAGMARLGVYFANTDLSPVVLRTVKRHTPFHHTSAKRKIPRTDLPVENAEQIAVLLQKQWRLYHVTPLYGFSYSMLKKYSKELSVFIATEKNKGVAIEVGIELASKAKFSMLAGLRATENDPEAIFIQIMAKTAIRQAVDEKVVWSGWMCCVDGDLGLLESLPVEFICLPLLFANGPETVTTMVGEWLQKTFDCYVSAFPISSENLTWMAAMWANCFSDSHQRMMELEWFVAPIQLTISLSIHPEDAKALWESIHANKDEITIEEVELFMSSLHSHFYRHFGVRLAAMQLVKVSTAVASAHCDGKFKLFNCKHIDHVLPFLTELAFHQIQYQPRLCSSID; encoded by the exons ATGGAGCACTTGACACCTGCTGCCAAGGCAGGAATGGCACGCTTAGGTGTATATTTTGCCAATACAGACCTTTCTCCAGTGGTTCTGAGGACCGTGAAAAGGCATACACCATTCCACCACACTTCAGCCAAACGGAAGATTCCTAGAACAGACTTGCCAGTT GAGAATGCAGAGCAGATTGCAGTGTTGCTGCAGAAACAATGGCGTCTGTATCATGTAACTCCTCTATACGGATTCTCCTACAGCATGCTGAAGAAATATTCCAAAGAGCTCTCGGTCTTTATTGCTACAGAGAAGAACAAGGGGGTGGCAATTGAAGTGGGAATTGAACTTGCCAGTAAGGCTAAATTCTCCATGCTTGCTGGTCTTCGAGCTACTGAGAATGATCCAGAGGCTATTTTCATACAG ATAATGGCAAAGACTGCAATACGTCAGGCTGTTGATGAGAAGGTTGTCTGGTCTGGGTGGATGTGCTGTGTTGACGGAGACTTGGGCTTGCTGGAATCTCTCCCAGTGGAGTTTATCTGTCTACCCTTGCTATTTGCTAATGGCCCTGAAACAGTTACAACCATGGTCGGGGAATGGTTGCAGAAAACATTTGACTGTTATGTCAGTGCCTTTCCCATTAGTTCCGAGAACCTGACGTGGATGGCTGCCATGTGGGCCAATTGTTTCTCAGACTCTCATCAACGGATGATGGAATTGGAGTGGTTTGTGGCTCCTATACAACTGACCATTTCACTTAGTATTCACCCAGAGGATGCTAAAGCGCTGTGGGAGAGCATTCACGCAAACAAGGATGAAATCACCATTGAGGAGGTGGAGCTATTTATGAGCAGCCTCCATTCACATTTCTACAGGCATTTTGGGGTGCGACTTGCAGCAATGCAACTAGTAAAGGTATCAACAGCTGTAGCATCTGCTCACTGTGATGGCAAATTTAAG CTGTTCAACTGCAAGCATATAGACCATGTGCTGCCTTTCCTAACTGAGCTGGCTTTTCATCAGATACAGTACCAACCACGTCTCTGCAGCAGTATTGATTAA